The Brassica oleracea var. oleracea cultivar TO1000 chromosome C6, BOL, whole genome shotgun sequence genome includes a region encoding these proteins:
- the LOC106298466 gene encoding protein psi1-like isoform X1: MATTQGVAQPSTKKRSFLLRDIFKICRSISSVLPREKPNHKHERKLHTESKRHEDHKSNVTNQPNAFNFQIFSQEAKVTKVEGVSLCKVRSYNRLNSVGHKKPLSLSRSYSHNTAAVRQGSSCIGMSKSSSNRTDSAGFMRTLRRSTTTSPRSFANPILYSTSSEKVAKPQPTEKKLSCTLEELCNGCTKKIKIKRDVTTTSGQLSEEEETVEIKVKPGWKGGTKVTFEGKGNEAMGSCVPADLTFMIVEKEHEVFKRKGDDLEMAVEVSLLEALTGFELCVALPDGDNMSLKIEDVIHPGYVTVIHGKGMPKPKDKGKTRGDLRVRFRAKFPEQLTDSQRAEIQSILQNDS; the protein is encoded by the exons ATGGCGACAACACAAGGGGTCGCTCAGCCTTCGACCAAGAAACGAAGCTTCCTCCTCCGTGATATCTTCAAAATTTGCCGATCAATCTCAAGCGTTTTGCCGCGTGAGAAGCCTAATCATAAACACGAACGAAAGCTACACACCGAATCCAAACGCCACGAAGATCACAAATCCAACGTCACTAACCAGCCAAACGCCTTCAATTTCCAG ATATTTTCTCAGGAAGCCAAGGTTACTAAGGTGGAAGGTGTGAGTCTTTGCAAGGTTCGTAGCTACAATAGACTCAACAGCGTGGGACACAAGAAGCCATTATCTTTATCAAGAAGTTATAGCCACAACACAGCCGCGGTCAGGCAGGGTTCATCATGTATAGGGATGAGCAAAAGCAGCAGCAACAGGACGGATTCAGCTGGTTTTATGCGTACACTTAGGAGATCCACGACCACATCGCCTAGGAGCTTTGCAAACCCAATATTGTACTCGACCTCATCCGAAAAAGTGGCTAAACCTCAACCAACAGAGAAGAAACTAAGCTGCACGCTCGAGGAGCTATGCAACGGATGCACTAAGAAGATCAAGATCAAGAGAGATGTGACTACAACCTCAGG GCAACTGAGCGAGGAGGAAGAGACGGTGGAAATAAAAGTGAAACCAGGATGGAAAGGAGGAACCAAAGTGACATTCGAAGGAAAAGGAAACGAAGCAATGGGGAGTTGTGTACCGGCTGATTTGACATTCATGATAGTTGAGAAAGAGCACGAGGTGTTTAAAAGAAAAGGTGACGACCTAGAAATGGCGGTGGAAGTCTCTCTTCTCGAAGCTTTGACGGGGTTTGAGCTCTGTGTCGCTTTACCTGATGGCGACAACATGAGTTTGAAGATTGAAGATGTTATTCACCCCGGATATGTTACAGTCATTCATGGCAAAGGGATGCCAAAACCAAAAGATAAAGGGAAGACGAGAGGAGATTTGAGAGTTCGGTTTCGGGCTAAGTTCCCGGAACAGCTTACAGATTCTCAAAGAGCAGAGATTCAGAGCATTCTTCAGAATGATTCTTGA
- the LOC106298466 gene encoding protein psi1-like isoform X2: MATTQGVAQPSTKKRSFLLRDIFKICRSISSVLPREKPNHKHERKLHTESKRHEDHKSNVTNQPNAFNFQEAKVTKVEGVSLCKVRSYNRLNSVGHKKPLSLSRSYSHNTAAVRQGSSCIGMSKSSSNRTDSAGFMRTLRRSTTTSPRSFANPILYSTSSEKVAKPQPTEKKLSCTLEELCNGCTKKIKIKRDVTTTSGQLSEEEETVEIKVKPGWKGGTKVTFEGKGNEAMGSCVPADLTFMIVEKEHEVFKRKGDDLEMAVEVSLLEALTGFELCVALPDGDNMSLKIEDVIHPGYVTVIHGKGMPKPKDKGKTRGDLRVRFRAKFPEQLTDSQRAEIQSILQNDS, encoded by the exons ATGGCGACAACACAAGGGGTCGCTCAGCCTTCGACCAAGAAACGAAGCTTCCTCCTCCGTGATATCTTCAAAATTTGCCGATCAATCTCAAGCGTTTTGCCGCGTGAGAAGCCTAATCATAAACACGAACGAAAGCTACACACCGAATCCAAACGCCACGAAGATCACAAATCCAACGTCACTAACCAGCCAAACGCCTTCAATTTCCAG GAAGCCAAGGTTACTAAGGTGGAAGGTGTGAGTCTTTGCAAGGTTCGTAGCTACAATAGACTCAACAGCGTGGGACACAAGAAGCCATTATCTTTATCAAGAAGTTATAGCCACAACACAGCCGCGGTCAGGCAGGGTTCATCATGTATAGGGATGAGCAAAAGCAGCAGCAACAGGACGGATTCAGCTGGTTTTATGCGTACACTTAGGAGATCCACGACCACATCGCCTAGGAGCTTTGCAAACCCAATATTGTACTCGACCTCATCCGAAAAAGTGGCTAAACCTCAACCAACAGAGAAGAAACTAAGCTGCACGCTCGAGGAGCTATGCAACGGATGCACTAAGAAGATCAAGATCAAGAGAGATGTGACTACAACCTCAGG GCAACTGAGCGAGGAGGAAGAGACGGTGGAAATAAAAGTGAAACCAGGATGGAAAGGAGGAACCAAAGTGACATTCGAAGGAAAAGGAAACGAAGCAATGGGGAGTTGTGTACCGGCTGATTTGACATTCATGATAGTTGAGAAAGAGCACGAGGTGTTTAAAAGAAAAGGTGACGACCTAGAAATGGCGGTGGAAGTCTCTCTTCTCGAAGCTTTGACGGGGTTTGAGCTCTGTGTCGCTTTACCTGATGGCGACAACATGAGTTTGAAGATTGAAGATGTTATTCACCCCGGATATGTTACAGTCATTCATGGCAAAGGGATGCCAAAACCAAAAGATAAAGGGAAGACGAGAGGAGATTTGAGAGTTCGGTTTCGGGCTAAGTTCCCGGAACAGCTTACAGATTCTCAAAGAGCAGAGATTCAGAGCATTCTTCAGAATGATTCTTGA
- the LOC106297068 gene encoding aldehyde dehydrogenase family 3 member H1-like — translation MKISPTILLDVPLDSLIMSEEIFGPLLPILTLNNLKECFHVIHSRPKPLAAYLFTKDHKLKERFAKTVSAGSIVVNDTAVHFTLPTLPFGGVGESGIGSYHGKFSFDAFSHKKSVLFKSFLGDSAIRYPPYSRKKLDC, via the exons AT GAAAATTTCTCCAACAATCTTGCTTGACGTGCCATTAGATTCTTTGATCATGAGTGAAGAAATATTTGGCCCTCTCCTGCCAATCCTCACG CTCAACAACCTGAAAGAGTGTTTTCACGTGATTCATTCTCGACCCAAGCCACTTGCTGCGTATTTGTTTACCAAAGACCACAAGCTGAAAGAGAGATTTGCCAAGACAGTTTCTGCTGGAAGCATAGTAGTTAACGACACAGCTGTTCAT TTTACACTTCCCACATTGCCATTCGGAGGAGTCGGTGAAAGTGGAATTGGTTCTTACCATGGTAAATTCTCATTTGATGCATTCAGTCACAAGAAATCTGTTCTCTTCAAAAGCTTTTTAGGTGATTCAGCCATCAGGTATCCACCATACTCTAGAAAAAAGTTAGACTGTTAA
- the LOC106297136 gene encoding uncharacterized protein LOC106297136 produces MAEDLCWHHTNATEDGTMRYPVDSISWAQVNDKWPYFAAEPRNLRLEISTDGMNPLSMQNTNHITWPVLLVNYNMPPTMCMKAENIMLTLLIPGPPAPGNNIDIYLEPRIDNLKDLWEEGIEVYDSFAKENFKLRALLLWSISDYPALGTLSGCKMKGKQACNVCGKDTPSRKKERKRPELEDDEMVQEEECEESNDLLRWKKRSIFFELPYWKDMPVRHNIDVMHVEKNVSDAILSILMQSAKSKDGLKARKDLEDIGIRNNLHTEVRGKKTYLPPAAYWLSKKEKTIFCQRLAKFRGPDGYCGNIANGVSVNPPNIGSLKLHDHHVLVQNLLPAALRGLLHRGPRMAVNRLCSYFNRLCQRIIDPEKLMSMKTEYMKTLKAFVKNHARPEACMAEGYLVGVCVAFCLEFLKDSVPVQEAVYRNEDIEADRIVVEGRPLQTGIEVTLSNKDRDIAHRYVLMNMASLDPFVE; encoded by the exons ATGGCTGAAGATCTGTGTTGGCACCATACCAATGCCACTGAAGATGGTACAATGCGATACCCCGTTGATTCTATCTCTTGGGCACAGGTGAATGATAAATGGCCATACTTTGCTGCTGAACCAAGGAATCTTCGACTTGAGATTTCTACAGATGGGATGAACCCTTTATCCATGCAAAACACCAATCACATCACATGGCCAGTGTTGTTAGTGAACTATAACATGCCTCCAACTATGTGTATGAAGGCTGAGAATATAATGTTGACTTTGTTGATCCCTGGTCCACCAGCTCCCGGTAATAACATAGATATTTACCTAGAACCACGGATAGACAATTTAAAAGATTTGTGGGAGGAGGGTATTGAAGTGTATGACTCATTTGCGAAGGAGAATTTCAAACTTAGAGCCTTGCTGCTTTGGAGTATCAGTGACTATCCAGCCTTAGGAACATTGTCTGGATGTAAAATGAAGGGGAAACAAGCCTGCAATGTATGTGGAAAGGATACACCTTCTAG GAAAAAAGAGAGGAAAAGACCAGAGTTGGAAGATGATGAGATGGTTCAAGAAGAAGAGTGTGAAGAATCAAATGATCTATTGCGGTGGAAGAAGAGATCAATATTCTTTGAACTACCATACTGGAAG GATATGCCTGTTCGTCACAATATTGATGTTATGCACGTAGAAAAGAATGTGTCGGATGCTATATTGTCTATCTTGATGCAAAGTGCCAAGTCAAAAGATGGGTTGAAAGCAAGAAAAGACTTAGAAGATATTGGAATCAGAAATAACTTGCACACAGAGGTGAGGGGAAAGAAAACATACTTACCTCCAGCTGCTTATTGGTTATCCAAAAAAGAGAAGACCATTTTCTGCCAAAGGTTAGCTAAGTTTAGAGGTCCTGATGGTTATTGTGGTAATATTGCGAATGGTGTTTCAGTTAACCCTCCGAATATTGGTAGTTTAAAGTTGCATGATCATCATGTGCTAGTACAAAACTTGTTACCGGCTGCATTAAGAGGGTTGTTACATAGGGGTCCTAGGATGGCCGTAAATAGATTATGCAGTTACTTCAACAGGTTGTGTCAGCGCATCATTGACCCGGAGAAACTTATGTCAATGAAGACAGA GTACATGAAAACACTAAAGGCTTTTGTTAAGAATCATGCAAGGCCAGAAGCATGTATGGCTGAGGGGTATTTAGTTGGAGTATGCGTTGCATTCTGTTTAGAGTTCCTTAAAGATTCAGTACCAGTTCAAGAAGCAGTATATCGTAATGAAGATATTGAGGCTGACAGAATTGTGGTTGAAGGCCGACCTCTGCAGACGGGTATAGAGGTTACCCTTTCAAATAAAGATAGAGACATTGCACATCGCTATGTGCTAATGAACATGGCATCTTTGGATCCCTTTGTTGAGTAA
- the LOC106297066 gene encoding uncharacterized protein LOC106297066 — protein MKSEIEELKGMVRDLAGKKKSNGDAKTSETSSGFKEGVTVQILDWIESEDVVVGEGEFCSAELKYKIGRIPIAPNAVALVVKCALSSEASLWRPTTDVLTLEEAEGYKIAWPMDKVILDRDPIFFEDVSMQTKEGESRRCKIYDLTNEEDEVIAEGLVCSAKSKDMVNNIPIGPNVVSIKVLKVFNDKVYLGRPTDDMFLIGDANNEKI, from the exons ATGAAAAGTGAGATTGAAGAGTTAAAGGGCATGGTCCGAGACTTAGCTGGAAAGAAG AAAAGTAATGGTGATGCTAAAACATCTGAGACTAGTAGTGGATTCAAAGAAGGAGTGACAGTACAAATACTGGATTGGATTGAATCAGAAGATGTTGTTGTCGGTGAAGGAGAATTCTGCTCTGCTGAACTGAAGTACAAAATTGGTCGTATACCAATTGCTCCTAATGCAGTGGCTCTCGTTGTTAAGTGTGCACTAAGCTCAGAAGCTTCTCTCTGGAGGCCTACAACAGATGTTTTAACTCTTGAGGAAGCTGAAGGATACAAAATAGCTTGGCCAATGGATAAAGTGATTTTGGATAGGGATCCAATCTTTTTTGAAGATGTATCCATG CAAACCAAGGAAGGTGAATCTCGAAGATGCAAAATATATGATTTGACCAATGAAGAGGACGAAGTTATTGCTGAAGGTCTCGTGTGCTCAGCTAAATCCAAAGATATGGTCAACAATATACCAATAGGTCCCAATGTTGTTAGTATTAAAGTTCTGAAGGTGTTCAATGATAAGGTATATTTGGGGAGGCCAACCGATGATATGTTTTTGATTGGTGATGCAAATAACGAGAAAATCTAA
- the LOC106297138 gene encoding uncharacterized protein LOC106297138: MADIKEEAETNIKETGPSSIKCPMLTSTNYAVWAMRMKIALKVNKVWEAIDPGSKHEEKNNMAIALLFQSIPEALTLQVGDLDTAKGVWEAIKARHVGAETVQEARLQILMAKFDRLKMKEEDTIDSFVGKLSEISSKSASLGEIIEEPKIVKKFLKSLPRRKYIHIFASLEQVLDLNTTSFEASWVD; the protein is encoded by the coding sequence ATGGCCGATATAAAGGAAGAAGCTGAGACGAATATCAAAGAAACTGGACCCTCGTCCATCAAGTGTCCAATGCTCACCTCGACCAATTACGCTGTCTGGGCCATGAGAATGAAAATTGCGCTCAAAGTTAATAAAGTATGGGAGGCTATCGATCCTGGAAGCAAACATGAAGAGAAGAATAACATGGCTATAGCTTTGCTCTTTCAATCCATCCCTGAGGCTCTAACATTACAAGTCGGTGATCTCGATACAGCCAAAGGAGTATGGGAGGCTATCAAAGCAAGACATGTCGGGGCTGAGACAGTACAAGAAGCTCGTTTGCAAATTCTAATGGCTAAATTCGACAGACTCAAGATGAAGGAAGAAGACACCATTGACTCATTCGTGGGAAAACTTTCGGAAATCTCGTCGAAATCTGCCTCTTTAGGGGAAATCATTGAAGAACCGAAGATTGTCAAGAAGTTCTTGAAAAGTCTACCAAGGAGAAAATACATTCATATTTTCGCATCACTTGAGCAGGTTCTCGACCTAAACACGACTAGCTTTGAGGCATCGTGGGTCGACTAA
- the LOC106299248 gene encoding probable delta-aminolevulinic acid dehydratase 2, chloroplastic has product MTSSMFRSPCKIPTMKGFEQKSYLSLKAASYNVRINPFRRTEVSCQLQGIDSSMKWPVIAHEEVLVKRKPAEPVIHQPLHLSKRARRNRKSPTQRAAFQETNISPDNFIYPVFIHQGEVDIPIKTMPGRYMLGWRHGLIEEVAKARDVGVNSIMLYPKVPDTLKSPIGEEAFNDNGLVQRTVGLLKDRFPDLVIYTDVNFDEYSSSGHGGIIGEDGVILNDETIHQLRKQAVSQARAGADVVCTSEMLDGRVGAVRAALDAKGFHHVSIMSYSVKYTSSLYGRFRKVQLDKKTYQINPANSREALMEAREDEAEGADILMVKPALPSLDIIRLLKDQTLLPIGACQVSGEYSMIKAAGLLKMIDEEKVMMESLICLRRAGADLILTYFALQAATILCGEN; this is encoded by the exons ATGACGTCGTCTATGTTTAGATCTCCTTGCAAAATTCCGACAATGAAAGGGTTTGAACAGAAGAGCTACTTGAGCCTGAAAGCAGCATCGTATAACGTGAGAATCAATCCTTTCCGACGAACAGAAGTTTCTTGTCAACTGCAAGGGATCGACTCCTCCATGAAATGGCCGGTAATTGCTCACGAGGAGGTTCTGGTAAAGCGCAAACCTGCCGAGCCTGTGATTCATCAGCCTCTT CACCTAAGCAAACGCGCACGTCGTAACCGCAAGTCCCCTACTCAGAGAGCTGCCTTTCAAGAAACTAATATCTCTCCTGATAATTTCATATACCCGGTCTTCATTCATCAAG GTGAGGTAGACATTCCGATAAAAACGATGCCCGGACGTTACATGCTTGGTTGGAGACACGGCCTCATTGAAGAA GTTGCAAAGGCAAGAGATGTTGGTGTGAATAGCATAATGTTGTATCCTAAAGTTCCTGATACGTTAAAG TCTCCAATAGGAGAAGAGGCTTTCAACGACAATGGTCTAGTGCAACGAACAGTTGGTCTTCTTAAAGATAGATTCCCTGATCTC GTTATTTACACCGATGTCAATTTTGACGAGTACTCTTCCAGTGGCCATGGTGGGATCATAGGAGAAGATG GTGTGATATTGAACGATGAAACGATTCACCAACTGCGCAAACAAGCAGTTTCTCAGGCTCGAGCTGGAGCAGATGTTGTTTGTACCAGTGAGATGTTAGATGGTCGTGTTGGTGCGGTTCGTGCAGCTCTGGATGCTAAGGGTTTTCACCATGTTTCCATCATGTCTTACTCTGTCAA GTATACAAGTTCATTGTATGGCCGTTTTCGCAAAGTGCAATTGGACAAGAAAAC TTATCAGATAAACCCAGCAAATTCAAGAGAGGCATTGATGGAAGCACGGGAAGATGAAGCTGAAGGAGCAGATATCCTAATGGTGAAGCCAGCTCTTCCTTCTCTCGATATCATACGTTTATTGAAGGATCAAACTCTGTTACCCATTGGAGCTTGCCAGGTTTCTGGTGAGTACTCAATGATAAAAGCCGCAGGACTTCTGAAAATGATCGATGAGGAAAAAGTTATGATGGAGTCATTGATCTGCTTACGCCGAGCTGGTGCCGATCTCATTCTTACTTACTTTGCCCTTCAAGCTGCTACAATACTATGCGGCGAAAATTAA